CCCGTCCCAGCATCGGATCTAGCACCCGGAGATTTCCGACTGACCTTCATCTCTCGGGGTGGCCGGAGCCTGCCCAAGGGTTTGGGGCTCACTGTAGGGCCAGGCACTTGGACATTCAAGTCGGAAGCCATGGGGTCTGTCTCGTCCAGGATTTCAGAGGACAGTGGTGGAGGGCTTTCCGGTGCTGCTGGGACTGGACCGTCCCCGGCTGCAGGGCTGGACAGCAAATGAGAAGATGTCCTCCGTGGTGGCTTCCTCGTGGGTGGTCCTTGCATCCCCTTGCCATCCTGGGCCCAGGCCTTCTTGGGTTGCTTGTCTGGAGTGGTCCGTGCACTGGGCCCATCCTGTAGTGGGGATGGTTTCTTCTTGGCAGGCAGGCGAGTGCGGCCTCGGGCCTTCCTGGCAGGGTCACCGGGTCGTAGCGAGGGATCCCTCATGAAGCTGAGCAGTGTCTCCTCATCTTGCAGCAACTCCTCTGACAGCAGACCTGGAGCAGGATCCTCCCGGTGCCCACTGTTCAAAGACCACTCACTCATGGCCATGTCCTCTGCTGTGATCTGAACCGACTGTGCCAACCAGCTGTTGAAGAAAGTGCCGTCGATGGGGAACGAGGTTGACAGACCTGATGAATGGGAGACAGGAGGCAGGTGAGATGCCACAGGTGTGTGAACTCAAGACAAGCGACCCACCCAGGCAAGCCACCCTGTTCTGTCCACGCATCCCACCAGTGCCACCCAAGAGCAGAGGTCAGCGCCTGCTCACCAGGTTGACTGACCTCAGGAACAGCTTTTTAAATTGTGGAGTGGAAAGGAGGAAGTGGTGAGTTAGTTCCTTGTTCAAACAGTAAGCATTTCAGTGGCAAGAGCAGACCggccagcagggggcgctgcATCTTTACAACCCCAGCAGCTTGCAGGAAACACCTGAGAGCTCCCTGACACAGGGTGGCCAGGACCTTCAGTTTGGGGCCGGGTTTTACTGAGATAAATTGTGGCAGTAACTAGGGAACCTGATGTCACTCTTCTTGGTCTCTGGGTGGCTCAAGAAAGGCCAGCTGGGGTGTGTGGCTGGGTTGAGGGGGCAAGGCCTTGTGAGCAGCGCGGTCCTGCTCTTTCAGCATAGGGGTGATTTCCAGGGACCTCTGGGAGGATCCAGCACCCTGGCAAGGGCAGCTCCAGAGCTGGTAGAGCTCTATTCAGCCGGAGTATCTTGGGATCTCTTTTGCGTGAGGCTGAGCCGCTGGGCACCCTGGAGGAGGAAGGACCTAAGCGGCCCATTTCTGCTTCATGTTGCTCGGCCCGCTCCGGGGTGAAGGCCCCTCACTTACCCAGCTGCCCCAGCACAGACTCCGGCCCAgccttcactttctctttcttctcaggGCTGCTGCCCTTGGGACCCTCTCGGCCTTTCCTTTTTGAGTCATTCTTCTTGCCCTTTGACCTCCTCCCAGAAGGCTCTGTGTTAGAGAAAGAGTTAAACCTGAGTGGCTGCCCATGGGTCGGCGTCTATCAGCTGGGTCTGCTCATCGTGGTACCAAGGTCAGAGTGTGTGGCAGAAACCGGGGCAGCGGAGGTAGGACACAAGGGAACTGCCCACAGCTCTATAAAGGGTAGAGGCAGGCATAAGAAGTCCTTgtggatcccagcactcgggaggcagaggcaggcggatttctgagttcgaggccagcctggtctacagagtgagttccaggacagccagggctacacagagaaaccctgtctcaaaaaaaccaaagaagaaatcCTTGTGGGACCTGGACTTCAAAGTGACCTACAAAGCCCACAGACCCTGGAGAGTTCTACTGAGTGGAAAAGGTGACTGGATGCTATATGGACTGAATGCCAGGGTAAGGAGCCGGACATAGGGCAGAAAAACATCATGGGGACATAAGAGGCTTAGACTCTGGGCCGACACCGCAGCCAGGttccttgcctcagcctccagtcCTGTTTCTGCAGCCAAGCACAAGACAGGAGGTGTGGGGTCTGTACCTGGTCCTCTGCCCTTTGGTCTACAAAAGATGAGTCACCCAGCTgctcagcagaggcagggaggcaggaaggcttCTGGGAACAATGTCAGAAGAAGGCAGAGATGTGTTTGGAGCGCTTCTCAGTCCCCAGAGCCTCTAATGAGACCTCAGTCTCCTTGCCTGTAACTCAGGCCCCACACCTGGTATTACAAGGCCCCTAGACCTTCCATGTCTCACCCTGGTTACCCTACAGCCTCCTTAagcatcctctctcctccatgtGCATCTACTTTAGGCACCGATGATGCAATGCTCTCAACAATGGTTCCTACTCATGAGAAGGAGCTTGCAGGGTCCTCAGGCTCTAGGTTGGGGTGCAGACCCTCTGGTGTGTAGGATACCACGACAGAAGGCGCTATTCCTGCCCGCTGCCTTCAGCCTCCTTGAACACCGGCACTTGTGTGTGGTCTCCAAGTACAGTAGAGTTCCCCTCATTGCCTCCATCCCTTGTGCCACGACTGACTGCACATCCTGGGACCCCACTTTCCTCTCTTCTGGACTTGGGTAGGCTTTATGACTGTCAGTTCCATGGGGCCGTGACCTACGCTGACCTCTGTCATTAGCAacagtaattttcttttctctttttgtccccTTCGATTAtgctgggtttgactcccagcacctgcatggtggcaggtgaccatctgtaactccagtcccaggggatctgacaccgtCATAGGCAGACACCAGGGACACATGTAGTGCATGTACAAATATGCAGACAACACCCATGTAAAATAACTATGTGtaagaaagtgattttttttttttggtttttcgagacagggtttctctgtgtagtcttggctgccctggaacttactctgtagaccaggctggcctcgaactcagaaatccgcctgcctctgcctcctgagtgctgggattaaaggcgtgtgccaccacgcccggcaagaaaGTGATTCTTACATAgtccaggatggtctcaaactttCTAAGTAGCGGTGCATAACCTGGAaatcttgatcctcctgcctctacctcccaagggttAGAATTAGATGTGGGCTTATACATCTGGTTTTagccagtgctggggatcaaacccagggaggCTTTGTGCTGGCTAGGCAATCAATCGCCCTATCAagtaagctacatccccagtccctcagaggccacaagagggcgctggatgccctggaactggaggtacagacagttgtgagctaccacgtgggtgccaGTAATTGAAGCCACAGCCATGGAAGGAGCAGCCAGTACCCATAATCCCTGAGCCTCGAGATGCCCTCCTCTTCAGGTATGTACCGCTATACTTGGCTTTGATGAATGCTGGTGACCCCAAAGGGTAGGTGGAGCAACTCAGCTATGGGCAGAAAAGGGGGCAACCATTCCTTCTGAAGATGAGCAGCAGCTTCCCTCCCCTCACGTCCCAGAATGACCCACGAGCTGAGTCGGTAGAGAGGCAGGCATCTCTCCAAAGCTCTCTTCTACCTAGCTGTCTCTGTTGTGCATGTTCAACGTCTGAGTGTAAATAATGTCCCTGTGAGGGTGTGTGCGTGTTAAGCTTATCTTCCTTAACATGTCCAGACTCCATAACTATCCAATTGAGCCAATGTCAACAGCTTTACTCCTGGTTTATCAATCTGCTAAATGCATGTTATACCTAAAGAATAGAAGACACATCTGATCAGAGCCTGAATTTTATCACATGACACCACAGAGAGGGCGACACAGCCTCATCTCCACACAGCTGCCTTCCTGAAGATCGAACCCTACGCAAACCAGGGTTCAGGGGAGCTGGCCAGCTCTGACCTGTCTTGAGCCCAGCAGAGCCAGGAAGATTGTGTCTGCACCTGTCCTTGTGCAAGCTAAGCCACTGTTGACGGAACGGGGCTATCCCAGGGCACCAGTGATGCCCCCGAGGGTAGAGGCTTGAAAGCCACAGTCCAAACTCTGGTTCCTTGCCTATCAGCACAACCAGGGCCTTCACTGGTTCCCATATGGACCTATAATGTTGGTAAGAAGGAACTTGACTGAAGGGTTCTGGTCCCATAGACACATCTTCCCAGCAGGGGGCGCTGTGCCTACCTCTGCAAAGATCTTGCTCAATAAGTTTCATCTGTAGATGGAATATCTGCTCCTGAAGCTTACAGATGGTGTGCTTCGTTCTCTCCCGCCTGGTCACCATGTAGCACAGGTTCCTTACCTGAGGAGACACAGGAGCGATTACTCACCTCACCTACTGCCGGCCATCTCAAGGGGCCTCGCCGCTGGAAAAAGCAGTGTTTTGAACACCAGCTACTGCCTCCCCTCTGCCTAAGACAATTGAGAATTCACTCTGGAACCCTGAGCATGCAGGGAGTATCTGGTCTCGAACTGGCAACCCTCTCTTCCtgcctaacccccccccccccgcctttccCAGCAGAGCAACTCTGCAGATACAACCATCACGGCAAAACCCAGCGCCTGCCCCAAGGCGCCAGCATCACTGTACTTTCAAATGAGCACCATCTGGCAGAATAGCTTTCCCAAGACTACCCGGCTATCCCGGGACCTGAGTCAGAGCCCTGCCACCTGGGCCAATGCTCCAAACCCACAGCAATCCTGACGCCCGACTTTATAAAGGACAGCAGCCCCCGACTCCCTCGGGCCAGCTGGTTAAGAGTTCCTACAGTAGGCTTTGAAGTCATCTGGCCCAGAGGATGGGCACACATTCTTCAGGTTGGCTGGCAGGATATGAGTGGGACCTGTCACTGCCTGTTCAGGGTGACTCCATCCCATAAGGACTGCTCTCTCACACACTTCCAGGCTTCAGCCCTGGAGACACTCCCTTGTTCTGGTCTGGTATCACCTTTGGGCTCATGTGGAGTTTTCCAGAAACAGGGACAGTTACTGACCACAACTGCTCAACCTGGATCCTAGTCCCGCTCAGGGACTTCCTTTACACAGTCACCAGGTGGTCTTCAGTTCTTACTTAGGTCCTTCTGTCTTTACGTTGCCTGAGTTGCCTTTAATTAAGAATCTCTCCTTCCTAAGACCCCATTGTTCCTAGCTCTAAGTCTGAGCAGATCTTTATCAGGCGtgaccttcctttcctttctgagactACTGGAGAAGGAGACTCTAGGAGGTCCAGTGCAGCGGACAGCATCACAGGAGGGATTCAATATGGACTCTGCAACGACATCCCGTGTGATATGGACTCTGCTGCGacatcccgtgtgtgtgtgtgtgtgtgtgtgtgtgtgtgtgtgtgtgtgtgtgtattcctcacCTGCACTGTCAACACCAGGCCATCATGGTTCACTCATTACTGACCCCAGCTTTATCAATACCCATGTCCAGCCTCTTCCTCAAGGAacagccctgggtttgaaccACTGGTAGCAGCCTGTGAACCTCTTACCATGACCCATTTTCCAGTCAACCTCCTCTCCGCGCCCCTCTCCTCCTGCACTTTAGCCGACTCTGTGCCTTCCTACATTCTGGCATAAATTTGTAGAGGAgccagcatctctttctttctattgccTGCCACCCAGCAAGGCAGGAAGAACTCCCAGGACACCCAAGCCCAGTGGGAGGTGGTGACAGTGTAATGCAAACAGAAAGGAGAGGCAAAGccagcagggtggggtggggtgggggggtgagcaGGCCCTGGGGGTGCACCCTCTGGGCAAAGGGGAGGTGTGGAAGACTTATGACTGAAAACTGGACTCATCCCCACGACCTTGCTCTCTTGGCCCACACCCAAGACTGACCAGTACATTTACAACAGTCTCTCCTGGTGGCAGACACCAGCTCTCTTCACAGCCTGgttccacccctccccatcccccatcctttCACAAGGACAGTAAAACAATCCCACAGCCATGCTCTTGAAATGCAAATCAGGCCACTTCCTGGCGAACTTACACCTTCCAGGGCGTCTATGGCCTCTACTTGGGTGGAATTCCTCAAGATTTCCTGCTGGGAACCTCAGAATGGGacagaaggtctcagaagataaAATTAGCTAAGATGAAGTCATCGCAGGCTGGGGTGGGCCCTTGCTTGATTACAACTGAATGAAGACAAAGGCCTGGAGAATGGAGTGCTGACCTACGTGGTGGATAGAGTGACTGTGTCACCAGCCAAGTGTTGTTCAGGATTTTGGCCAGGGACCCCAAGGCAAACAGTGAGATCAGAAAAGGAAAGGGTCTGCCTCCCACGATTCCTCTCCATCCTCGGAGGGCAGCAGGGGCGAGGCTACCACATGCCCATCTCTGGGCATCTCCGATGACCAAGAGCTCCGGCCACCCTCTTGGCTCTCACACAAGGTCCATTCAGTCACTGAAATAACCCTTCCAGCAAGAACCACAACCATGTCCTGCAAGGCCTAACAGTCAGCGGTTGCTAGGGGACATGAGCTGGCATCTGCAGGCTGACGTCCACTACTGCAATCTTTCTGTCAGCCGTGAATAACTCTGGACGCTGTGGTGGCCATGCCCATCCACGCTGCCTGCCAAGGTCCGGGCCTGCGGCTGAAATTTGTAGGAGAGCGTATCTTTTGGGTTGGCTATAAAATCGATTTCATGCTGGTGGCAATCCTGTTCCTGACCCATCAGAGAAGATGCCCATGCTGGAGCTTTGCAGCTCGGTGGAGCCCACTCTCGGAATGTAAGGCTTCACCTCTCTTCTACAGGCTGAACTGCTTATGGGgccaatagtaataaaaaaatcaacctgcagcacttgggaggaaagtACTTgggtgaggctagcctgggctaccggGTGAGAAGGAGCCTCAAACAACACAACTAACAGTGGAGGCCACTGTCCTTGTATGACCCCCTAACGCTGACCCCAAGGTCAGTTGGATCCTTACTTCCAGttcaaggaaaaggaaacaggaagtcaCCGGTTGGGGGAAAGGGCCCAGAATCAGTACAGGGCCAGACCACCCAAGGCCTCTAACTCCAGCCCTGCCCTGTCCCTTAACTGCAGGAGCAGGACCAAGCTGACCTGGTGCCCTGGGCCATGCTTAGAGACTGGGCCTGCTGGCCAGGGCACTGCCACTATGGGGCCTTGCAGAgaacccctgccccacccccatagaGCACTTGGACCTTTTCATTGGTCAAAGTCACCAACATGCAGCCCCCAGAGGGACTGAGGCTGGACACCTGGAGTTGGGTCTTATTGCTATCTTTGAGAGCTGTCTTCTTCAGTCTTCTAGAACGCCCCcttcccccagcacacacatgtctCTGTCCCTCAGTTCCACATATACCATCAGGGAGCAAGCCACAGTTCTGTCCTGTCTCCTAGAGCAAAGATGGAAGTGTGTGTGGGTCGGTCACCCAGGCCAGGCCTGGAATGCCTCTGTGGGGTAATGCCAAGTGTGTGACATCTGTCTCGATCCCTGTTCTCTGCCTGGCAGGCCATGGGAGTCTCACCCACTACCCACCCCCGCCCACCCAGTTCTGGCCAGCACAAGCATGCCTGGTAACTAAACAACCCTCCCTCCGCCCCACTGCCACCAGGGTTTCCTCTGTCTGAAACTCCCAAGAGATTTCACAGAGTTCCAAGTAGGCTCTCCCACCATTTTCTAGATGCTCAGATGGGTGTCACCTGTCCTTGGAGGGGTCTATGGCAGCCCCCCCGAGTCTTTGGAGCCTACGCAGGCAGCTTGCTGCCCTGGCTGCCCCCGGGCAGGGCACATGGAGTAAGAAGTAAGGCCCCTGACCCACCAGGGGCTGCTTACCCTCTCTAGGTCCTGCCGCAGGTGGGTGAAAAGCTTCAGGCGTCGATAGAGGACATCCTGCTCCTGTTGGGCCAGGTTGTCCACCTCGTCAGTCTTGGGCGTCAACAGCGGCTGGTTGGCATTAGCTCTCCTCTTCAGCTTCCAGTACTGGTAGATGAAGTCCACCAGTGCCTCAGCCAGGTCTAACCGTTCGGCCACCTCAGCTGGCTCCACCAGCTCATAGAAGTTTTCTTCCAGCTGCTGCAGCCGCTGCTTGCGTAGGGTCACCTTTTCCAGATCCTCAACGGCCTGGCTGGGCTCCACAGGCTCAGAAGTAGGCTCACTTCGAGGGCCCCCGTCACTGTGCTCCTGACAAAGTGACTTGAACTTGACCTCGTCATTGTCGGCTAATATAGTCCGCATTTCCAGGCCTCGGTCAAAGGCGCACGTAACATGGAATGCTGTGATGCAGGAAGGCATGGAAcactggagagagaggaagggcaaCGTCAGGCATTAAAGGAgcgccgggggtggggggtaggtgggtgggtgggtggaacaCACACAATGCTGGGGAGACACTACATAAAATGGCACAGGCTCCCACATCACACAGTGTTAAAGAGCCATGGGGCACCTGGGAAGGTGACAGAGCAAATCCCTGACAAACTGAAGGAGCCAAGAATCACAAGGTAATGATGGGGACAAGATGCGTTGTCCTGTGGGCAAATGACTTTGGGATTAGAGaaagatgtgggggggggggctgaggggAGCAGGCCAACTGTGCTCTTGGGGAGATGAGAGGGACAAAGGAGGGCTTCCGCTCCCACAGCCAAGACCAGAAGCACCGGCAAACCCTGCTGTATGAGAAAAGCAAGCCCTTAGCTCCCTTCACATCTGAATCAGAACCGTGGGCGCTTATAGGTTCGTGTGGTTTGAATGCCTCAGGTGATCCCGACAATCACCAAGATGGGAGCCGCCATCACAGGTAGACCAGTAAGCCCCTGTATTGGGTCAGGAAGGCCCATCTGCTGAGCTGGAGAGTTCAGATTTCATTCCTCTCCCGCGTTGGGGTTACAGTCTAAGAGGTCAATGAATCACCAAGCCCAGAGACACTTGCTCTCTCGGGGAAAGCCAAGTTCTTAGTATTCCATGGGTGGGGTCTGTTCCACTCCTTGGAAGCCTGGGGACATATGAATGTACCTTCCTGGTGGTTGAAGCTCCCACATGAACCTTTGTCCTGAGCCTCTCGGGCCCATCAGTGATGCAGCCACAGGGGCTCCGTGGCGGTAACTACTGGTATTTTAGGTACCTCAGCGCATCTGTCTGGTAACAGCAGAAGGAATCAGGTCACATA
This sequence is a window from Mus pahari chromosome 14, PAHARI_EIJ_v1.1, whole genome shotgun sequence. Protein-coding genes within it:
- the Jade2 gene encoding E3 ubiquitin-protein ligase Jade-2 isoform X3 → MEEKRRKYSISSDNSDTTDGHVTSTSASRCSKLPSSTKSGWPRQNEKKPSEVFRTDLITAMKIPDSYQLSPDDYYILADPWRQEWEKGVQVPAGAEAIPEPVVRLLPPLTGPHTQMSPDSPTLGEGAHPDWPGGSRYDLDEIDAYWLELLNSELKEMEKPELDELTLERVLEELETLCHQNMAQAIETQEGLGIEYDEDVVCDVCRSPEGEDGNEMVFCDKCNVCVHQACYGILKVPTGSWLCRTCALGVQPKCLLCPKRGGALKPTRSGTKWVHVSCALWIPEVSIGCPEKMEPITKISHIPASRWALSCSLCKECTGTCIQCSMPSCITAFHVTCAFDRGLEMRTILADNDEVKFKSLCQEHSDGGPRSEPTSEPVEPSQAVEDLEKVTLRKQRLQQLEENFYELVEPAEVAERLDLAEALVDFIYQYWKLKRRANANQPLLTPKTDEVDNLAQQEQDVLYRRLKLFTHLRQDLERVRNLCYMVTRRERTKHTICKLQEQIFHLQMKLIEQDLCREPSGRRSKGKKNDSKRKGREGPKGSSPEKKEKVKAGPESVLGQLGLSTSFPIDGTFFNSWLAQSVQITAEDMAMSEWSLNSGHREDPAPGLLSEELLQDEETLLSFMRDPSLRPGDPARKARGRTRLPAKKKPSPLQDGPSARTTPDKQPKKAWAQDGKGMQGPPTRKPPRRTSSHLLSSPAAGDGPVPAAPESPPPLSSEILDETDPMASDLNVQVPGPTVSPKPLGRLRPPREMKVSRKSPGARSDAGTGLPSAVAERPKVSLHFDTEADGYFSDEEMSDSEVEAEDSGVQRASREAAAEEVVRMGVLAS
- the Jade2 gene encoding E3 ubiquitin-protein ligase Jade-2 isoform X2, producing the protein MQQLLEGAPGEHTSPPDPPVPSSLGGLGLAEQSTKQMEEKRRKYSISSDNSDTTDGHVTSTSASRCSKLPSSTKSGWPRQNEKKPSEVFRTDLITAMKIPDSYQLSPDDYYILADPWRQEWEKGVQVPAGAEAIPEPVVRLLPPLTGPHTQMSPDSPTLGEGAHPDWPGGSRYDLDEIDAYWLELLNSELKEMEKPELDELTLERVLEELETLCHQNMAQAIETQEGLGIEYDEDVVCDVCRSPEGEDGNEMVFCDKCNVCVHQACYGILKVPTGSWLCRTCALGVQPKCLLCPKRGGALKPTRSGTKWVHVSCALWIPEVSIGCPEKMEPITKISHIPASRWALSCSLCKECTGTCIQCSMPSCITAFHVTCAFDRGLEMRTILADNDEVKFKSLCQEHSDGGPRSEPTSEPVEPSQAVEDLEKVTLRKQRLQQLEENFYELVEPAEVAERLDLAEALVDFIYQYWKLKRRANANQPLLTPKTDEVDNLAQQEQDVLYRRLKLFTHLRQDLERVRNLCYMVTRRERTKHTICKLQEQIFHLQMKLIEQDLCREPSGRRSKGKKNDSKRKGREGPKGSSPEKKEKVKAGPESVLGQLGLSTSFPIDGTFFNSWLAQSVQITAEDMAMSEWSLNSGHREDPAPGLLSEELLQDEETLLSFMRDPSLRPGDPARKARGRTRLPAKKKPSPLQDGPSARTTPDKQPKKAWAQDGKGMQGPPTRKPPRRTSSHLLSSPAAGDGPVPAAPESPPPLSSEILDETDPMASDLNVQVPGPTVSPKPLGRLRPPREMKVSRKSPGARSDAGTGLPSAVAERPKVSLHFDTEADGYFSDEEMSDSEVEAEDSGVQRASREAAAEEVVRMGVLAS